GCCCGATGGCGTTGAGCACCCCGGCGGCCGATGGCAGTGGAAGCGCCGCTATGCCTTCCGCCGCCCAGCGGATCTTCCATTGCACACCACCACCCCAGCTGGCGTTGCCCTGGTAGCCGATGGTGCCCTGCACCGGATCGGATTGCTGCTCGTCTATGTCGGGGGCCGCCTGCGGTGCTTCGACAGCGGGGCTTACCGATCCGGGTGACGAGGCCATAGCGGTAAGGCCCGCCTCTAGGCAGCGCACCTGGGCCTCCAGATCGGTGACCCGCTGCTCCAACTCGCTCATCCGATCATTCTGCGCCCACTGCGTTTCGTAGACGCGTGGCCGTCTCCGGGTCGGTCAACGCCTCGTGCAGCAAGGTTTGGTGGCTGAAGTCCATCAC
This Actinoalloteichus hymeniacidonis DNA region includes the following protein-coding sequences:
- a CDS encoding ArsR/SmtB family transcription factor, which codes for MSELEQRVTDLEAQVRCLEAGLTAMASSPGSVSPAVEAPQAAPDIDEQQSDPVQGTIGYQGNASWGGGVQWKIRWAAEGIAALPLPSAAGVLNAIGHPGRAAIVRTLLTAPATAAELQESAALNSAGQLYHHLRTLTAAGLVEQDGRGRYRVPGAKLIPVSVLLLAASDIAGALQ